From Prionailurus viverrinus isolate Anna chromosome B2, UM_Priviv_1.0, whole genome shotgun sequence, the proteins below share one genomic window:
- the LOC125166203 gene encoding proteasome maturation protein-like, whose translation MNARGLGSQLKDSIPVAELSASGPFESHALLQKGLPCVKNELLPTHPLELSEKKFQLNQDKMNFSTLRKIQGLFAPLKLQVGFKAVHQVQRLPFPPSSNLSQGILRGHDETLGFEDIPNDLSQSELMGEPPLMVEYKLGLL comes from the coding sequence ATGAATGCCAGAGGACTTGGATCTCAGCTAAAGGACAGCATTCCAGTTGCCGAACTTTCAGCAAGTGGACCTTTTGAAAGCCATGCTCTTCTTCAAAAAGGTCTTCCTTGTGTGAAAAATGAACTTTTGCCTACTCATCCTCTtgaattatcagaaaaaaaattccagctcAACcaagataaaatgaatttttccacACTGAGAAAAATCCAGGGTCTGTTTGCTCCACTCAAATTACAAGTGGGATTCAAGGCAGTGCATCAGGTTCAGCGTCTTCCATTTCCTCCAAGCTCAAACCTTTCACAGGGTATTTTGAGGGGTCATGATGAGACTCTTGGATTTGAGGATATTCCTAATGACCTGTCACAAAGTGAACTAATGGGAGAACCACCCTTGATGGTGGAATATAAACTGGGTTTACTGTAA